Below is a genomic region from Ziziphus jujuba cultivar Dongzao chromosome 7, ASM3175591v1.
ATTGTTAGGAAAAGAAGAAGCGCAGTTGATATGGATGGAGTTACTGTTATGCAGAGAGATACTTTCTATCAGATCCTCTTACATTGTCTCCCTTCGAGTTCTCGAAATAGAGGGAAGCAAAAGAGGCAATTGACATTGCCGTTTCGGGCTCTTCCATGGGATGCTGAGGTGCATGCTGTTTTATTTGTTCATAGAGTGGTAGGTTTGCCACagggtttatattttttggtgaGAAATGAAGACCATTTTGGTGACCTCAAGAAAGCTATGAGGTCTGGTTTTAAGTGGACGAAGCCTGAGGGTTGCCCTGATGGGCTCCCTTTGTATGAACTGGAAAGAACTGATTGTAGGCTTATAGCTGAAAAGCTCTCATGCCTTCAGGTCTGCAtttattcttttcaattttcaatttcatattagtTCTGCTGCTTTGAAAACTTGGTAGCATGTGACATACCATACATGCGTGACTTGCTTCGTTGATGTAAGGTTCACAAGAACTAAAAACATGAATATCTCGGATGTAGAATCTCTAATGAATTAATGGGTTGTGATTTTGTACTTTTGCAGTCGAAAGCACTGAACTATATTTTCAAACTCTTCCTATAAGATGTTCAGTACTCCGATTTTATGCTTTCAACCAATATAAATCAgtcggccttttttttttacctccaAAATATAGATCTGTGAGATTATTACCTAATAATGTTCAAATTACGTCAAATCCAAATTCTTAGTTGTTCCAGAGTTCAAATTCCCATTTTACACTATATtttgaagaataataatattgtttcttACTAACACAGAAGTGACAGATAGTGTTTAGctgaaaatataatttgaacTCTTTGCTAAGACATTGCATTTACACCTACATGCAGGAAATTGCCAGCCATGGTTGCTTCAGTCTTGGTATGGTGGCTCATTTTGAGCCTACTTTGCGTGAGAAGAGTGTGTGGATGTATCCTCGATTGTTTTGGGAGACTGGAGTTCTGGGGCAGGTATTGTACCTTGAAGCACATGCTGTTGGCATCTCTGCTACAGGAATTGGTTGCTACTTTGATGATCATGGTATGATTCCATTCCTCACCTTCTCTATAATTGTTGAGCCCCGACCTGCTTTTTTAGTATGCTAGAGAGTGTCAGCATAAGTAAATGGCTGTTATTTTTCTGTGAAGTTGAAGCTATAATCACCTTTTACAAATCAAATGATAGTTACTAAATCTAGTGAACGCTACATCACCTTTTACTAATCCAATGATGGTTACTAGATCTAATGAACACTTAGAAATGGTAGTGGGATGAGCTAGAGAAAGCTGCAACAAGAAAGTGAATACAAAGTGGATCAGTTTTACATGCGGAAAATAAACCATGATCTGTTACTTTGTCCTCTCCTATATGGTTAATTTCCAGGGTAAGTTTAAGAAAGATGGATtcagaatttgaaaataatgaGCATTAGTAAGGAAATGAAGATGTTTTGCTATGGGTCTTATATGGTCTGAGTAACGTGAAAGATTGATTATATTTGAACCAAAATAACTTCAAATCTTTTATTGGAATTTCTCCCCTCATAAAAAGTAGGAGACTGAATATGAAGGAAATAATCTTGTACATCTTGGTAAGTTCTTACATGTTGTCGTATGGTTGTTGGTTTGCAGTGCATGAATTGCTTGGGTTAAAAGGCTCCAACTATCAGAGTCTATATCATTTCACTGTGGGAGGACCAGTCCTGGACAAGCGGATTATGAGCCTACCAGCATATCCGGGCCCTGGTATTGATGCATGATGGGGATTTTGTATGTATGCTTGGATTAACCTCCAAAATTTACTTGGTATAGATATGCTAGAAATTGCCTAATATTAACTAGTTGTTCTGATTCTTAATAATGACCCACCAAAAAAGCAAAACAGAGAGAGACGCATATTCCACTGTAAATTCTAGAAAATTCTATTCTGTCGCTcaagtaaaagtaatttttatgaTGTAAAGTGTATATTTATCAATAGGCATAAAGTATTGACATTATGATGAATTTTGTGTAGGTGGTATAATGCAAagagtatatttatatttgtttattaatgtGAATATAATATAGACATTATGATGAATTTTGCGCAGGTAGTTGCCAACTCTCTCCTTATATGCTCTTGCTTTTCACATACCTTGTAAAATGTTTGGATTCTGCTTTGCTTAAAAGAAACTAATATTTCGAGTACTCTTAGCTGGGGGACTATACCACTATTAACATATAATCATAATCCAATAATGTTTGGAATGCTGTGGTCGAAAACCTTAAGCTGACAATAATCCTAtcaaaaaaacaaggaaaataaaataaagaaacaaaaaagcgGTTAAATTCTCAACAAAACATTGgtgctatttatttattgcgcTCCACTCGCTAGCATACCACAATTTGTAGGTACTTTCTACCCAAGGGCAAGAAACTcagaaagaataaataaaaccaatgcACTAAAATGCCTTCAAATTCCAGTCCGCGCTAAAACCCACGTCTAGCATAATGATTCTGATAATAATGTCCTCTTGCGGGGTTCAGTCTTCAGAGAGCGAGGAAAGCAGAGACGGATTCTCTTTTCTGTTGAGTAGTGGCACCATAAAATGACAGGCCCTTATTGAAACCCAGCAAAGCGGACAGTGGACACCAATGGCTAACACAACCCTTTCAAAAGACGCCAAGCAATATTGTACTTCTGAAAAATGTGCAGCAGACAAGACAGACGAGGCTGGCAATTGGAGCAGACTCATCCATGTGAGCTCAAAGTGAAACGAGTTCAGAGCATCAGAAAATCTGTAACATCAGCCtcccattttccatttttctcttCCAAGCGATGATAGTTATCAAGATCACGAGCCATTGGAGGGCATTGGGACCCTCCTTCACCAAAAAGTCACTGACTCACTTTCTCCATTGGGTTTCCAACTGGTGTAATGTTGCCCTTTCTCCCCGGTTCAGTCAGGTCCTGACCTATATATAGTATGCTATACCAATCACTTCTTAATGCTTCGAACAGATGTTATCGGCCAGAGACAACATCTGAAAGAGTTGTGTTACAAGAAATTGGGGAATCCATCTAGTTCAAAACTGAAGTGATTGCTTAACCCAAAAACATCATCCATTTAGTACTTGAATGAATCCAAGAAGAGACCAAGAGAAAGCCCAGCTTTCCAATAATTAAACATGGTTATTAACCTCCTAATCTTGTTTAATAAAGGAAGTGCCCTGTACATGAGAGCACCAATCCCCTCTACAACTACCACAGCCAAGGCAGCAGAGAGAATGTCCCAGTCGCCAGTTTGCCCAATAACAGTGGCAAATGCGGTTGCACAGTAAAATCCTGCTAAGAAAAACAGTAGTTTTACTGGAAGGCCTTTTCTTATCTCCTGGATTCTTGTTTCTAATTTGGTTAGAATAGCTTGGATGGCCCTGATTAATCTTGTTGTGCCATTAGTGCTATTTGGAGAAGGATCCAACCCACTGCTGTCTACACTGCTCCTAATAGACCAGGCCATCTTCCTGTACAAGTGAAAACAGTAACCATAGATTACAGAAAGAGACATGTTTCACTGAAAGCaccttttttattggttttccaAACACCAATCCAGATAATATATGCAAGATTCTCTCTGCAAATGCCAAATAACAATAAGGCTTCACCAGTATGGTCGACGATTCAACATGGTACCTCATCATATGACTATTTccccaatgaaaaaaaaaaaaaatttgattatagcTGCCAAgaatcttttcttttccttttatttttttttgggcacaaTTTTCAAAGGAAGTAGAAAGGAGCTAGGAAACATCTTTTTAATGGATAAATATGCAGGGCTATGCCAAACTTGTTGCTCCCACTTGAAACTTTTCTTATACATgtatgttgattttgttttccaaTTACAACGAGTAGAAATGAGTAACATCAACATGGCTACACCTATTTAGATGTATCACATTCTAATATTACAAGTTAGGAATATAAAATGATGTGTTACACTCCAATATTTTAAGTTAGATATATAAAGTAAACGGATTTCAGCATAACTAATTTCAGCACTTTTCCTGAAATGACAGAAGTTTCTCTCATGAAGAAACATGGCCACAGGATCAtttgatgaaaataaagaagaaaatttcaCTTAAACaggttggttttatttttatggaaccaaaaaaaaaaaaaaaaaaaaaccttttttatttGGACGTAcagaaaaataccaaaatatgaaaataaccatTATCAGTGTTTCAACCATTTTACATTAACATGTCTTACTGACTTACTTGAAACTGGTGGCCAATGCAGGCTGTGGTACATAGAAGAAACAGCACCGACAATGGTGTTTATGGCAAAAAGGACCAGTAGTTTTGTGAAAGCATGCTGCAAGGCCCAAAGCTGCAACTCCTGATCTGACACGGCTATGAGATGGAAGTTTATCAATTATTGGATAGTTACGTGATGCAATTCTAGCTGCCATTATCATGTATTAACCTGTAAGCAATAATTCAGAGGCTCTACAAATATGAGACCTTCTAAATATCTAAGAAAGATAGAGAAATATAAGAACTATTCTTCAATAATCATGATGATAGATACAAGAATACATCCTTCAAAAACAAGATTACATATAGTTTCTGCCTGCCCCAACCAAAgtactagttaattaaaaaaaatcagaaaactcAGCGAAACATTCACTAACgatagttttaatatatatctcaTGAAATTTATTCTTCAATTCCATGGATATTTAATTTCACTTTTCATATGGGTTTTTTGTAAAATTCATAGGCTAATTACCACCGATATTTAGTCAACAAACTCTCCTACTCAGAAATGTTAATTTCAAGGAAACTCATAGTGCTAATCTTTTCTGGGTCTAATTCATTAAACTGAAACAGACACGTATACTAACATTCATAACAAACGGAAAATGGGTTTTGCAGATTATCTCACACTTAAATAGTACAGATAGTATAATGGAACGAATTGCACAATTAAGAAGTAAAAAAGACAGCTGATCATAGAAACATTGGAAACAATGTGTAGGTGAACACCATCCCCTGTTTTAAGGCTGAGGAATAACCATTAACCCAGTAGAGTTTCAATGTTTCCCCAAAAACTGGGGGCAAATAACAGTAGGAATGTTTGCCACTAAAGCGATTAATAAATGATAAACAACGTTCGATTGAAAACTACCAAAAATTACAGAAAACCCAGAAGAAATAGGAGAATTTTAATCTTACAGCGAGTAAATTGAGCAATTGTTTGTGCTTTCGTCCTGCCGTTCccgctcttcttcttcttcttcttcttcttcttcttcggctGTGGGGGTTCAAGCAATTGCCTTTTTCGTATCCTTTTCAGCTCCACGTTTTTTAtttctactttatttatttttaattattgtttttgtagCTTTGAAGATTGTCTAGGGAGCGTTTTGGAGTTGCAGTGGGGATAGGAATATATCCATTTCGTTTTGGTTTAGAATTCACGAATTTTATTCTCttcaaatccatataaattcgttgaccaaaaaaaaaaaaaaaaaggacccttattgtttttatgaaaaattcgggaaaaaaattaaagttttctttttgctaaataaaacaaatttaaagttttaagtattactaaatattataatttcaagaattttttttgaacaaatcaGCTCTTTTATAAATTATGGAAGCTAAACTAtccattttattataattttaaaaattcgaTGGTTCACAATTTAAAagttataccttttttttttttttttgactaacCATAAGATTATAAAagcattcttttattttaaaaagcatttttcatataatccaaaaaaaaacaaaataagagatATAATATTATGGGCCAATCGAAAACTTTAACGGtcataattaattatgaatttatgttatataacatcatatttttcttttagttttatttatttttttacatgaaaactccatttttattttttctaatatttattgataataaaactccatttttattacattgttaaaaagaatatattatataaaataaaactgaaaATGATTATGCAAGAGACAAACAGACAAACAAAGTTATTATATTCCTCATGACATTtcctaaaagaaagaaagtaattatgtttttgttgttttttgttttgccgTGGAGAAAGtaataatggttttttttttttttggtaaataagtaATAATGGTTATTATGACTTCAAAGTGCATCTTTAatgaatttcaaaatatatatatatatatatatataacaaagaaacaaacaaatctatttttttttaaatttttatttaaatttttgaatatgtatCAAGCtgatagtaatttttttaatctttcattACTTGATtggtcaaattttccataaacaccTGTCAAAAGCACTAAGTtttctgaaaaacaaaaataaaaagaggaagTAAAAGACATTGAAATAGTTtccttttagggtttactttaaTTGGGGAAGGAAGCTAGAACTTTACCAAACTTGGTTTGTATTATTCGCCATTGCTGCTTCTTCTATTCTTTTAATTCTCTTCTACTCCATCCAGTCAAATCTTCCTTCCTATTCCCTCCTCAATTCTCTGACCAAATCTCAGAGATCAGCCAGACCTCCATTTCATCGCCCTTTTGGGTTCCAGGGAAacatctggaaaaaaaaaaaaaaaacttggagAAAGTGGCCCAAAAAGCCTTCCTTTTCATCTTGGCTGTAAGTTACCCGAAGAATTATAACGAATTTTCGCTGAAAGATTTAATTTTGAACGCTTATACATGCGAAATTTACATGGGCAGTggttgtttaattaatttcatatatttatatatatatttttgctttgGTTCAGCTGGAAGGGTATTATGTTTGCTGGATGTAGTCTGTTGCTGATATGCGGTTCTCATAGGTATGCATCTCTTGCCCTTTTGCTATTTGTGCTATTAGATGGTTTGGGTGTTaatattggtttaaaaaattttctccttgaattttgaatttggtCTAATTTGTGCTATTTGGGTCTTTGATTCCTAGTATATTAGAGACTGAAAACTTCTTTCTTTGCACGAACCACTTAGCAATTCAAGGATAAAGAGCAGTAGCATTTCCTAGTTCTGACTTTCTTGTTTTACTCTTTCCTATTTAAGTTGGTAGACATGGCATCGGCAGTCCTTGGTTATTTGAATGCACTCCTATAACCTTAAATCAGCGACAAGAATTTGGGCGTGGTTCGCGAAAATCATGCCTGCTTTTAAACTGTTTTgaatcttcttcttcaatttttttttttggggcccttTTTCTGGTCAAACAGATAAATTTAATGTCATCATATGGACAAAGGCATGTTGTCTGTGGTTGGAAGAAGAGGGCTATCCGTACAACTTAGCAAAAAGTTTATAGTGGGTTAGGCTTAAAGATATTAGTGAGATTGCAATGAGAGCTTATGCAAGCAACATAATGGAGCTTGTCCGAATTcgactttttattcataaaacaggCTATATTTATCTTTATTGAGCCATATTTAGAAATTAAACTTTCATGTAAACGTCTTCGGTTGATCATCTGAATTCATATACACTTTAAGAGGCACCTCCATTGTATTCCTGGATTATTGCATTTGATGTGTATTTTTCTATCCTgttgattttctaaaaatgcCGTCAAAATTTTATTGGGGAGTTTGCAGGTTCTGTAATATTACTCTTTTCTGTAAAAAAAGTCAATTTAACCACTTTGAAGTTGGTAGCAGCTATGCTACCCAGTGGAGCAAAGGATACCCAACTCCGTGAGAGCAATAGCCAGAAGGTTCACCCACAACCCATGGAGGAGGCCATGAATCAGAATCCAGAAGCTGTGGAAGCCCTGATATCCAAGATTTTTACAAACGTCTCTGCCCTCAAGTCGGCTTACATCGAACTTCAAGCAGCTCATACTCCTTATGACCCTGACAAAATCCAAGCAGCTGATAAACTTGTTATTTCCGAGCTGAAGAACCTTTCTGAACTCAAGCACTTTTACCGCGAGAGCTTCCCCAAACCAGTATGTGTTTCTCCACAAGACTCTCGCTTAGCTGCTGAGATCCAAGAACAACAGAGCCTGCTGAAAACCTATGAGGTTATGGTTAAAAAGTTTCAGTctgaaattcaaaataaagattcTGAGCTTCATCAGTTGCAGCAGCAGATTGAGGAGGCAAACCAAAAACGGTTGAGGCTGGAAAAGAATCTTAAGCTTAGGGGGTTGTTGGCGAAAGAATCAGAAGGTTCAGCAGAAGAGAATGGATTTTTTGCCGTGGATCTAACCCCTGATCTTTTCATTTCTGTAGTTGAAGCTGCATTTAAAGCTATTCATGACTTTTCCAAACCATTGATCAACATGATGAAAGCAGCTGGGTGGGACCTTGATGCTGCAGCTAACTCAATTGAACCTAATGTAGTTTATGCGAAAAGAGCTCACAAGAAATATGCTTTTGAATCCCATATATGCCAACGAATGTTCAGTGGTTTTCAGCAGGAGAGCTTTGCCGTCAAAGCAGAAAATGTTACAATCACAAGGGAAAGTTTCTTCAACCAATTTCTTGCTTTAAGGGAAATGGATCCACTGGACATGCTTGGCCAAAGTCCAGATTCTATTTTTGGGAAGTTTTGCCGGAGCAAGTATCTGGTGGTGGTTCACCCAAAAATGGAGGCTTCATTTTTCGGGAATTTAGATCAGCGGAATTATGTGATGGGAGGTGGGCATCCAAGGACTCCATTTTACCAGGCCTTTCTGAAATTGGCCAAGTCAATCTGGCTTTTGCATAGGCTGGCTTATTCTTTTGAACCCAGTGCCAAGGTGTTTCAGGTTAAGAGGGGGAGTGAGTTTTCTGAGGTGTATATGGAAAGTGTTGTTAAGAATTTGATAGTGGATGAAAATGATGAAAAGCCTAAGGTTGGACTCATGGTAATGCCTGGTTTCTCAATCGGGGGCAGTGTTATTCAGAGTCGAGTTTATCTCTCAGGCATGAAGATTGCCGAATGACTTTCCCAGCTCTCTGCAAATCAAAGTCCGAGGCTCCCAGGTGGGGGTACTGGGTGTGTTTACTTCTGTCTAGTTGCTTTCCTGTTGTAATGTGATATAGTATTGCTGCTGATTGTGCATCTCTCCttgttgttttttccttttatgtttGAAGGTGGAATGAGAACAATTTGTTCTTGTTCGTGGCTTTTACCTAGGGTCCACCAAAAGAAAGATGcagtataaaaaaaatgtagtattttatatatttatattttgtctctgaattttattttttttaattataacataagttttagttatatttagtaacaatttatgaaaatgtttttttttttttggggggacaaATTATAgatgatttataaaaaaaaaaaaaaaatgtttagaaAGATTTGCAATAATTTTCCAGAGctgaaaagataaaataatgaaacaaaACTATGCGTTTCacattaacaaattaaaaaaaggactTTGATTGAGTTTGTGGGATGGGTTTTGCTGAAGTACCGCTTAATCTCGCATGACATCTTG
It encodes:
- the LOC107407557 gene encoding LOW QUALITY PROTEIN: uncharacterized protein LOC107407557 (The sequence of the model RefSeq protein was modified relative to this genomic sequence to represent the inferred CDS: substituted 1 base at 1 genomic stop codon), translated to LKINKVEIKNVELKRIRKRQLLEPPQPKKKKKKKKKKSGNGRTKAQTIAQFTRSRIASRNYPIIDKLPSHSRVRSGVAALGLAACFHKTTGPFCHKHHCRCCFFYVPQPALATSFKKMAWSIRSSVDSSGLDPSPNSTNGTTRLIRAIQAILTKLETRIQEIRKGLPVKLLFFLAGFYCATAFATVIGQTGDWDILSAALAVVVVEGIGALMYRALPLLNKIRRLITMFNYWKAGLSLGLFLDSFKYXMDDVFGLSNHFSFELDGFPNFL
- the LOC107405910 gene encoding protein GRAVITROPIC IN THE LIGHT 1, with the protein product MLPSGAKDTQLRESNSQKVHPQPMEEAMNQNPEAVEALISKIFTNVSALKSAYIELQAAHTPYDPDKIQAADKLVISELKNLSELKHFYRESFPKPVCVSPQDSRLAAEIQEQQSLLKTYEVMVKKFQSEIQNKDSELHQLQQQIEEANQKRLRLEKNLKLRGLLAKESEGSAEENGFFAVDLTPDLFISVVEAAFKAIHDFSKPLINMMKAAGWDLDAAANSIEPNVVYAKRAHKKYAFESHICQRMFSGFQQESFAVKAENVTITRESFFNQFLALREMDPLDMLGQSPDSIFGKFCRSKYLVVVHPKMEASFFGNLDQRNYVMGGGHPRTPFYQAFLKLAKSIWLLHRLAYSFEPSAKVFQVKRGSEFSEVYMESVVKNLIVDENDEKPKVGLMVMPGFSIGGSVIQSRVYLSGMKIAE